The genomic DNA GGCGATCTCCAGCCCCCGGCTACCGGTGGGATGCCGCCGGTCCACCCGGTAGGGGGTGAGAACCCGGTGGCTGGAGCCGGTGGCCTGGTGGAAGGTGACGCCGCTGTAACTGGTGCCGAGCACGCCCTGGTCGCCTTCGGCGCTGCCCCGGGAGGCGGCAGCCACCACCCGCAGCTCCGGATCCAGCAGCAGGATGCCGGAATACGGGGCGCCGGTCTGGGCCTGGATGGCCAAGAGCTCCTGGAGACGGGCCTGGACAGCCTCCCGGCCTTGGGCCGGCAAGGGCCAGGACAGCCCGGCAGTGATGAGCAGCTGGTCCCGGGTGACCAGCTCCGCAAAGCCCTGGTGGCGCAGGTCCACCACCCGGGAATCGGCCAGAAAACGGGGCACTGTCATCACCAGGAGGGCGGACACCAGGGCCAGGGCCGCCACCAGGGGCAGGACCCGGTAGCGCAGCCGGCGGTAGCGGTTGGCGGTGCGCACCTGCTCGCTGGCATCCCGGCCCAGGGCCAGGATCCCCTCCAGCTCCTGGCCGCTGCCCCGGAGGGCGTTGCCGGAGGTGGACACCCAGCGGCCGCCATCCTTGCCGCGCACCGCCAGGAGCCGCTCCCGCACCGAGCCCTGGCTGGCCACCGCCTCGGCCAGGGAACGATAGGCGGCCGGCTCCTCATAAAGATCGTCCATGCTCAGACGGGCCATCTCTTCGGCGCTGTGGCCGTAGAGCAGCTCGGCCGCCTGGTTCCAGGCCAGGATCCGGCCGGCCTGGTCGCTCACCGTCACCGCGTCCGGCAGCTGGTCGCACAGCTCCTTGAGGCCGGTGAGGACCCGGCTGGTGACGGCCAGGCGGGCGGCCAGGGAGCGGGGAATCTCCAGGGCCAGCTCCGGCACCCTCTCAAGAAGCCGTGGGATATCGTGCCGGGGGAGACGCAGGGCCGCGACCGGCCCCCGGGCCAGCGCCGTGGCCGTGCGGGGCGTGCCCAGGAGAAAGGAGATCTCGCCGAAGGGCAGACCGGCCTCATCCAGCCGGGACAAGGGATGGCCAGCCTTGGTGATCTCCACCGCACCGCTGACCAGCAGATACAGGTCCTGGGATTCGTCCCCTTCCCGGAAGATGACCTCGCCATCAGCATAGGAGATGGCGAGCGAGGCGACCTCCGGGGTTTGGGCCAGAGCAGCGAGGGAAGGGGCAAGGGCCATGGGGGGCGCGACTCAGTCCCGAAGCCGGTTGACCACGGGAGGTGCGATCTGGGGCATGCTTCCTCCACACAAGGGCCTGGTCGTCCTGTGGGCCAAACCCGGGGGCACCTTACCAGAATCCCGCGCCGGCTGTCAAAAACCGGGCGGCCGCGATCATCCCTGGCGGGTGACCGGCGGCCCGGCCGGCGCCCGCCGGCCGCGGCGGCCGGCCAG from Thermodesulfobacteriota bacterium includes the following:
- a CDS encoding cyclic nucleotide-binding domain-containing protein; this translates as MALAPSLAALAQTPEVASLAISYADGEVIFREGDESQDLYLLVSGAVEITKAGHPLSRLDEAGLPFGEISFLLGTPRTATALARGPVAALRLPRHDIPRLLERVPELALEIPRSLAARLAVTSRVLTGLKELCDQLPDAVTVSDQAGRILAWNQAAELLYGHSAEEMARLSMDDLYEEPAAYRSLAEAVASQGSVRERLLAVRGKDGGRWVSTSGNALRGSGQELEGILALGRDASEQVRTANRYRRLRYRVLPLVAALALVSALLVMTVPRFLADSRVVDLRHQGFAELVTRDQLLITAGLSWPLPAQGREAVQARLQELLAIQAQTGAPYSGILLLDPELRVVAAASRGSAEGDQGVLGTSYSGVTFHQATGSSHRVLTPYRVDRRHPTGSRGLEIA